From the genome of Odocoileus virginianus isolate 20LAN1187 ecotype Illinois chromosome 16, Ovbor_1.2, whole genome shotgun sequence, one region includes:
- the LCMT2 gene encoding tRNA wybutosine-synthesizing protein 4, producing the protein MGSRSRERRSEAVQSTNDSSALSKSSLAARGYVHDAFAALLVPGTARRAPLIHRGYYVRARAVRHCVRAFVERTCAAPGSPRAQILSLGAGSDSLYFRLKTAGRLAEAAVWEVDFPDVAERKAQRIRDTPDLCALTGPFQRGDPGSNLCFESSDYRILGLDLRQLQRLDQALAAAGLDAAAPTLLLAEAVLTYLEPDDAAALIAWAAQRFSNAIFVVYEQMRPQDAFGEFMQQHFRHLNSPLHGLDRFPDAEAQQKRFLQAGWTACRAMDLNEFYRCFLPAEERRRVENLETFDEFEEWHLKCAHYFILAASRGDSLSQTLVFPPSETFPRIDPASPSGVLPASVVTGETQGPGLKRYGHASVLLSPGVIFSAGGFGEQEGRHCRVSKFHMLLRDSDFEWKGNQIGSWGTGAQWDGRLYHTMTRLSDTQALVLGGRLSPVTPALGILQLSYEKEDNCSEDPNVTVTKFGPEDSTLSRWRHSTTEVSCENQKYLFVYGGRSVAEPVLSDWHFLHVGTMTWVRIPVEGEGPEGRHSHSACSWQGGALIAGGLGASEEPLSSVFFLKPITCGFLWESIAIQPPITPRYSHTAHVVNGKLLLVGGVWIHSPAVPGVTIIDLSTGLSFEYQIDTTCVPWPLMLHNHTSILFPEEQQLLLLGGGGNCFSFGTHFNPHPVTLDLSSLSARQ; encoded by the coding sequence ATGGGTTCGCGCAGCCGCGAACGTCGGTCTGAGGCAGTGCAGAGCACCAACGACAGCAGCGCTCTCAGCAAGAGCTCCCTGGCCGCGCGCGGGTACGTGCACGACGCCTTTGCTGCCTTGCTGGTTCCGGGTACGGCGCGCCGCGCGCCGCTCATCCACCGCGGCTACTACGTCCGCGCACGCGCCGTGCGGCACTGCGTGCGCGCCTTCGTAGAGCGGACGTGCGCGGCCCCCGGCAGCCCTCGCGCGCAGATTCTGTCGCTGGGCGCCGGCTCAGACTCACTGTATTTTCGCCTCAAAACTGCCGGCCGCCTGGCAGAGGCTGCTGTCTGGGAGGTGGACTTTCCGGACGTGGCCGAGCGCAAAGCGCAGAGGATTCGAGATACGCCGGATCTGTGCGCGTTAACCGGGCCTTTCCAGCGCGGAGACCCCGGGTCCAATCTGTGCTTTGAGAGCTCAGACTACCGCATCCTGGGCCTGGACCTGCGGCAGCTGCAGCGGCTGGACCAGGCCCTTGCCGCCGCCGGTCTTGACGCGGCCGCCCCGACTCTGCTCCTGGCTGAGGCCGTGCTCACCTACCTCGAGCCGGATGATGCCGCGGCCCTCATCGCCTGGGCCGCCCAGCGGTTTTCTAATGCCATTTTCGTCGTCTACGAGCAGATGAGGCCGCAGGACGCCTTTGGCGAGTTCATGCAGCAACATTTTCGGCACCTAAATTCTCCCCTTCATGGCCTTGACCGCTTTCCCGACGCGGAGGCTCAGCAGAAGCGCTTCCTTCAGGCCGGCTGGACTGCCTGTCGCGCCATGGACCTGAATGAATTCTATCGCTGCTTTCTCCCCGCAGAAGAACGCCGACGCGTGGAAAATCTTGAAACTTTTGACGAGTTTGAGGAGTGGCATCTGAAGTGTGCCCACTATTTCATTCTAGCCGCTTCTCGGGGAGACAGCCTCTCCCAGACTCTGGTGTTTCCACCTTCAGAGACGTTTCCTCGGATAGATCCGGCTTCCCCTTCAGGAGTCTTACCTGCCAGTGTAGTCACTGGGGAAACCCAGGGCCCGGGCCTTAAGAGATATGGCCACGCCTCTGTCCTTTTGAGCCCAGGCGTTATTTTCAGTGCAGGAGGATTTGGAGAGCAGGAGGGGCGACATTGCCGAGTGAGCAAGTTTCATATGCTCTTAAGAGACAGTGACTTTGAATGGAAAGGCAACCAGATAGGCAGTTGGGGAACTGGAGCTCAGTGGGATGGACGCCTTTATCACACCATGACGAGACTTTCAGACACTCAGGCTCTGGTTCTAGGAGGGAGACTGTCCCCAGTAACTCCAGCCTTGGGGATACTCCAACTTTCTTATGAGAAAGAGGATAATTGCAGTGAGGACCCAAATGTAACAGTCACGAAGTTTGGTCCAGAAGATTCCACCTTGTCACGTTGGCGCCATTCAACAACAGAAGTGTCCTgtgaaaatcagaaatatttgtttGTGTATGGGGGCCGCAGTGTGGCAGAACCTGTACTAAGTGACTGGCATTTCCTCCATGTGGGGACAATGACTTGGGTTAGGATCCCAGTGGAGGGAGAAGGACCTGAAGGTCGGCATTCCCATAGTGCCTGCAGCTGGCAAGGGGGAGCCCTCATTGCTGGAGGTCTGGGTGCTTCTGAGGAGCCACTGAGCTCTGTATTCTTTCTGAAACCAATCACTTGTGGATTCCTCTGGGAATCCATAGCCATCCAGCCTCCCATTACCCCAAGGTACTCCCACACAGCTCATGTAGTCAATGGGAAGCTTTTGCTGGTTGGAGGGGTCTGGATTCATTCCCCCGCAGTTCCTGGAGTGACTATTATTGATTTGTCTACAGGATTGAGCTTTGAGTATCAGATTGACACAACATGTGTGCCGTGGCCATTAATGTTACACAATCATACCAGCATCCTCTTTCCTGAAGAGCAACAGCTCCTGCTCCTTGGAGGTGGTGGGAACTGCTTTTCCTTTGGCACCCACTTCAACCCCCATCCAGTGACGTTAGACCTTTCTTCTTTAAGTGCTAGACAGTAA